Proteins encoded in a region of the Solanum dulcamara chromosome 9, daSolDulc1.2, whole genome shotgun sequence genome:
- the LOC129904678 gene encoding ethylene-responsive transcription factor LEP-like, with product MENITNIPQLHVRNLVRRSSRHSTKYHGVRRRPWGRFAAEIRNPNTKLRHWLGTFDTAEEAALAYDISSIAFCGIENARTNFVYPFSSFPSPYNNSPAPPPPPPPPPPSTPELEVVENNCMEIEMNDNNNDDESLVIASILQSFCHTHTLDKLAL from the coding sequence atggaaaatattaCTAATATTCCTCAATTGCATGTTAGAAATTTAGTAAGAAGAAGTTCAAGACATTCAACAAAATATCATGGTGTAAGAAGAAGGCCATGGGGTAGATTTGCTGCTGAGATTAGAAATCCAAATACAAAACTAAGGCATTGGCTTGGCACATTCGATACTGCTGAAGAAGCTGCTCTAgcttatgatatttcttctattgCTTTTTGTGGTATCGAAAATGCACGTACTAATTTTGTGTACCCTTTTTCGTCTTTTCCTTCACCTTATAATAATTCTCCGGCACCACCACCTCCGCCACCACCACCACCGCCGTCAACGCCGGAGTTGGAAGTGGTTGAAAATAATTGCATGGAGATTGAGatgaatgataataataatgatgatgagtCTCTTGTTATTGCTTCTATTTTACAAAGTTTTTGTCATACACACACATTAGATAAGTTGGCTCTTTGA